The Lutra lutra chromosome 1, mLutLut1.2, whole genome shotgun sequence genomic sequence TCCCATAGAATAAAGAAACCACAGACAGGTGAGATGCACAGGTAGAAAATGCCTTGTACTTCCCATTAGTTGATGGGATTCTCAGGATTGAGGAGGTGATTCGGGTATAGGAGAAAAGGATTCCAGAGAAGGGAATGATGCCAAGAAGGCTAGTTACGATATATAGCAGGATACGATTGACCCATGTGTCTGAGCAGGCAAGCGTGAGGGCCTTAGCAAGTTCACAGTAAAAGTGTGGAATTACCCAGTTGGTGCAGAAGGAAAGCCGAAGTATCAACAGACTCTGGGTCAGGGAGTATGACAAGCTGATGAACCAGGACATGAGAACCAGGAGGCCACAGAGTTGTGGGTTCATGATGACTGGGTAGTGCAAGGGGTGGCAGATGGCCACAAACCGGTCATAGGCCATCACAGTGAGGAGAAAAGTGTCCATACCTCCAAAAACCATAAAGAAATACATCTGGATGATGCAACCTGCATAGGTGATGGATTTGCTCCGTGTTTGGATGTTCATCAGCATCTTAGGGACCGTGGTGGAGATGAAACTTATGTCAGCAAAGGACaagttggagaggaagaagtacatgggggtgtggaggtgggagTCACAGCTGATGGCCAGGATGATGAGCAGATTCCCAAGCACGGTGACTAGGTACATGGACAAGAACAGACCAAAGAGAAGGGGTTGAGGCACTGAGTCTTGGGAAAATCCCAGGAGTAAAAATTCTGATGCACTTGTTTGATTTCTTGCTTCCATGTTGCCAACTCATCAGCTAGACGATATAAGTAGGGAGTGACCATGAAATAGGCACTAGATAGACTCTAGGATCTCTCtactatttttgtttcttggagtGAAGTGCTGTGCATAATAGCCTTAACATTACAAAGTTTAGGAATCCTACATTCTGTTATTCATTACATGCAACATTTAATAATGTTGATCAACCCTGTCCATTGGCCTCTGGGACACTCATTTATCCTATTTATGTAGAATCATCAAATCTAAAAAGTTAAGAACCCTGTTAGATCTTAGCGATAAAGTGGTCCAAAATCACTCTAAAACAAACGTGGAACATGAGGTCTGGTGAACCTCAGTAACTTAATCTGGATTGTCCAACTTGTCTGGAACCCTAAAAAGGGTCAGATAAATATGTCTCAGAGGTGAGAAAATTTGAGagtctttcaaatatttggatAGATTATTTCAGGGTGAACAGAATGTAGGTTTActcttcaagaaaaatgaaaggaagaaaaagagaatgttctTACCAAATAATAAACCACATGAACAAATTCTTAATGCTTAGTGTACCAGGAGCCATCAACATCCTGCAGGGCCAGGGCCAGATGCTTCCTGGACATTATTATTGCTTGACAAAATATCTTTCATCTGTGAATTAAGTATTGGTGAAAATTTCTAATGAAAACATAGGTGTCACGGTTTCAACCATTTCAGTACCATAAGTACCATAAGATCAGTACCATCATAACCTCAGTACCATAAGATAAAATACTACTAAGGTCACAAACAGAATTTTGAGTCATATCCTCAGTGGTGCTCATCACTCGATGGGTAGCTtcgtcagtgaagtgtctgctttggctcagttcgtaatcccaggagtctgggatcgagtccagcatcaggctccttgctcagcagggaacctacttctccctctccctctgcttacaactcccccttcttgtgctctcgctctctctgtcaaataaacaaataaaatcttaaaaaagttttccacaagaaaaagttttttttgtaaCTGTGTAGTGGCAGatattaactggaatttttttggtaattcatcaaatattatatgtgctatattatatatatatatatatatatatatatatatatatatatataattttatttaattatttgacagagagattgagagagaaagattgagcacaggcagggggagctccagagggagaggaagaagcaggcccccaccaagcagggagcctgatgtggggctcaatcccaggacccttggatcatgacctgagctgaaggcccacacttaaccaactgagccactcaggcacccctatatgtgcaatatattgaatcattatattgtacacctgaaactaatataatgttgcatgccaattttatctcaaaaagagaaaactcacaAAACCCCCAAAGCAGATAGTGTCTCTGGAATGATAAAAATGATCACATCAGAGGCAAATTGATTAACTATGAATGAACATCTTTGTTCTGAAACTTGGTGGGGTGAGCAGTTTGCAATCATCTCTGCTGAGTTCTGGTGAGAGGATCATGACTCATCTTTAAAGTATGAGagtttggggatgcctgggtggctcagttggttacgcagctgccttcggctcaggttctgatcccagcgtcctgggatcgagtcccacattgggctccttgctcatcggggagcctgcttctccctctgcctctgcctgccattctgtctgcctgtgctcgctctctctccctctctctctctgacaaataaataaactctaaaaaaaaagtatgagagTTTGTAAAAGATTCCCTTGACCTCTAGTAAGTGTGGCTTACTTTCTTGCCTTCTGATCTGTTCTGTTGAGCAGTATATCAGAGAGTGCACAGGAAATGCCCACACTTCTGGTTATTTCCTGGAGTATGTTGTGTGCATTAACATCATCAACTGGATTAGAATcaaggaaaacaatttcatttcctATAGGGGCTGGATTGTCATTCAAATGGGTGATGGAAATGAGGAATAGCGTGCATCTTAAGAAGAGTTTCCCACACATCAGAAACATTTTATGTTAGGTCGAGAGGTTAGAAATTAAAAGTGGAGGATACAACCACTTGTCATTTATACTTTCCCCTTTATTCATGtaccaaatacatttttgttttctgtttctattctgtttctagtGTCCAGAGCAAGAAGGGCATCTTTGGGATAGGCTAAGTGTTAGCTGTTGGGGATAAAACGATTAATGATGTGGTTTTGTCCTGAGGAACCCCACCTCAGGGACATTAATGGATGCAGAAACCTGATATTATAATACAGTGAATTAAATGCTAAGATAAAGGCAGTCTGCAAAGTGAAGTACAGAATTTAGCCTGAAGTGATGGAGTCAGGGGGGCATTCCTGGAGGAAGAGATCCCTGGGCAAGGAGTTGTCTAGGTTGATGATTGAGTCTGGGCTTATCTGGCACAGAAGGCAGCAAGGGAAACGGTCCATACACAAAAAGCAGCATGGGACAGAGTGCTCTTAGCAATGTGCTGAAGCACAAAGTGGGACATGGGAACAGTGAAGAATGCGGTTGGAGATGAACAGGGACCACATCTCTGGGAACCTTGAAAAAAACAATGGATAAAGGATAGGGGCCATGTAGGACCTGTGACATGTAACATGATCATATCACAATTTTCCCTGGTGCCTGGAGTTAAAGATAGATTTAAGGCAGGCAAAAACTAGGGTCAAAGGAAACAGGGTTGGGAATCATCACATCATTAATGTTGAAGGGACAAAGCCACTTGTtttaggaagaggaagaaaggccaGAAGAGGTGAATAAATTAGTCCAATGTCTTGTTAATGATTTCATGTCCCTACCTAAGGATGAGACCTGATACCCAAGTGTAATCACACGAACTATGAGATAGGGACTTGTGAGTTTCAGTGTCTCCCAGGATGTTCCGAGAGCAAAAGGGTAGAATGTCAAGGGGGGACTGGATGTTGGATCGTCCTGTGTGATTCTCTTTCCCCCTTATCCACCTGCGTCTTTATATACCATAACCTTGGATACCAGGGAACATGGACTCTTCACTCTTGAAAATCTCTATAAGAAACACAGATAAGggtgaagaaagaagaagaaggagaggtaTTTTGAAGAAACAGGAGGTTTCCCCAACAAATGAAGGTGGCAAAGAAGGATTCAGAAAGGATCTGTCTAGGCTGAGTGAAGGTGGAAGCTCTGGAGTTTTGGAACCAGGTAGGAGAAAACAAATCAATACCTCATGGTAAAAGTCTATTAGTACCTGGAGGCATCCATTGGTACACCTCCAACTGGTAACAGTGTCACTACACAGTGTGGTTCTGGAAAGTCCTATGTTATCCAAGAGTGGgtgctctgcctcttcctcctcatctctaTAATCGCCATCAGCCACCCATCCAAATAACATGCAACCAAAGTAAAAACTCACTCACAACAGCAACTTTGAACAAGGAGTGTACCCATTCACCCCCCGAAGCAACTGGCCATAGAGCTCACTAGTGACTTCAGTTTAATAGGATTTTCCTCCAGTTCAAGAATTCTAAAACATCTCAACACTTACACCTCCTTCTCCAATCCTCTATACTCCTGTCATTTGGTCATTTGAACTCTCTATAATTTTCCTTGGCCatttatgtacacatacataaGCACAATTTCTTACACACTCAATATAATTCGGTAAAGACTGAAGTTTTCTTCACATCAGTGAATGAGAAATCAAACTCTGAGTTTGTCTTCCATCCAAGCCTTGAGATGATCCACATTTTGAATGTAGAGATCTCTGAGAACCAACCCCTGAAGTATTTAAGCAAGGGATCAAGTCACcagataaatatgaaaaaatgaacaGTTGTCTAATATAATAACACACACCActgaacagaaaaattaaaacctgaGCTGTCTTTCAAAACAGCAAAAAACCCACGTCTCAAATGCATAAATTCCAAACCCCAAACCAGGACtatagagagaaaaacagaacgTTCTCCTTAGAGACATAAATTTTaactgagaaaatagaaattcaatAAGATTTCTGGTATAGAAGACCTAAATATCTCTAAATTATTTGATTAAGTCAGAGCTGTACAGATATAAAAGTCATGTGTTGCTCtctgtacttgaaaaaaaaagtgtctgaaTTTTACGGTGATATAAGTAACTTGGAAGTCAGAAATGAGGAATAGAAGTCAGCTTCTTCCTGAGAAGAGGAGGGGATCTAGataccacccccccaacccagtGCATTCACGTCTCTCCATCAATTAATAATAGCAAGTCCTTAGAGATTGGGAGAACATGGACCAATCTGACTAATTATGTGCCAAGCGCTTTGAGCCCTCAACTGTAAACAATCAGCCTGTGCTTTCCAGCCTTTTAGTTGTCATTCCCAGGTCAGTGGGCTCCATACATGTGTCTCCTCCCCACGGAGCTGTCTGCTTGAGGAAACCCATATCGGCATCTGTCTTCCTGCCAGTCCTGGAGACAAAGCCTCAGTCCTCACCCAGCTCCAGGCAGTGGAGAGGCAGCCAGCTCTGCAATCCTCCATCCTCCTCCAGCAGAGACACAGTACAGACCAGTGAGTAGGAAATACAGTGGGAGTGACTGAAcgcaggagggacagggagagagagcattgtTCCCTCCTCATCAGACCACTGGGACAGTTGGGATAGCCAGACAGGAGGGGACCAAAATGCAAAGATTCAATGCAAAGCCCTATAAAGACCTAGTGTTGTTGGTTCTGGCAGGGACCCTAGCACTCTtatttagatttctatttttgtcttttgctaGTTTTATTTCTCCTGGGTATCATCCCATCAGAACAGGAAATAGGTCCTTTTTAACTGTTCCCTAAGTCCTCCAAATGGTCAtgaaggtgatgatgatggtgatgaaggaAATGGTATCAGTAAACACGATGTTGCAAATCATTAGCTTGGGActccatgtgccagacactgagaTGAATTTTCTACGTAGTTTGCAAACTTTTATCTGCATTGCCACCCCTGGAGAGACAGCAACATGTATTAGCATCATTTCAGAGTTAAGGATAGGagcacaatattttttttcacttcctgattttatttatttatttttgtgtccaactcacctttcaaaaattttttattggaATTCCAgttagaagaaagaagggaaaaatgaaggggggtggGAATCAGAGGggacatgaaccatgagagactgtggactccagggaacaacctgagggttttagaagggagggacTGGGGGATGAGatagactggtggtgggtattaaggagggcatgtattgcatggagcactgggcattatatgcaaataatgaaccatggaacattacatcaaaaactagtgatgtactgcatggtgactaacgtaataataaaataaattgcagttagttaacatacggtatactattagtttcagttgtacaatatgtTGATTCCACACTACTggacatcacccagtgctcatcaggacaagtccCTCTTtaatcccttcacctatttcacccatccccgcacccaccttccctctggtaaccatcagtttgttaggagtctgtttcttggttttcctctctctgtgttttcccccttcctctgctagtttgttttgtttcttaaatttcacatatgagtgaaatcatatggtagtattctttttctgactgacttattttgcttagtataatactctctagctccattgcAAATCTCATTCCTTTGAAGGCTGgctagtattctattgtatacatacagcacatcttccttatccattcatcagtcaatggacacttgggctgtttcccaACAGTTTCCCAACAAcactgttgttgataatgctgctatgaacatcagtgtgcatgtatccctttgaatcagtatttttttttgaaaaagattttatttatttatttgacagagagagagagagacagcaagagagggaacacaagcagggggagtgggagagagagaagcaagcttcctgctgagcaggcagcctgatgcaggacttgatctcaggagtCAGAGATCATGACTGTAGCAccaggcagatgcctaatgattgatgcactcaggtgccccatggatcagtattattttgtcttttaagtacccaggagtgcagttacTGGATCATAaaatatagttctatttttttatttatttatttttatttatttttatttttttattttttaaagttttatttttttaatttcttttcagcgttccagaatccattgtttatgcaccacacccagtgctccatgcaatatgtgccctccataatacccac encodes the following:
- the LOC125085322 gene encoding olfactory receptor 7D4-like, with amino-acid sequence MEARNQTSASEFLLLGFSQDSVPQPLLFGLFLSMYLVTVLGNLLIILAISCDSHLHTPMYFFLSNLSFADISFISTTVPKMLMNIQTRSKSITYAGCIIQMYFFMVFGGMDTFLLTVMAYDRFVAICHPLHYPVIMNPQLCGLLVLMSWFISLSYSLTQSLLILRLSFCTNWVIPHFYCELAKALTLACSDTWVNRILLYIVTSLLGIIPFSGILFSYTRITSSILRIPSTNGKYKAFSTCASHLSVVSLFYGTGLGVYLSSDASSWRDMIASVMYTVVTPMLSPSSTAD